The following proteins are co-located in the Verrucomicrobiia bacterium genome:
- a CDS encoding TadG family pilus assembly protein produces the protein MSKRVRRIPRQESRGKNGSTLVLVTVSMVALFGFTALSIDVARAYKEKRHEQFGTDAGAFAAVVMLNTNLAASTAANNASLEAANVAGANGVTSSEITSGGGIQVGRWANGQFFPNQTTNGVYTAVRVQAKRNVGMQFAKVVGLSSMSPTVHSTADLEGAGRVANAVPFGVSVDQVTNHTYGDTMLLNDITIGSGKQGKVYLAAYQDTPAWYVAMTGSSGCGCETSVGTIPTKSGNGQVDQAFNALGAGAILVMPVVDQFSFSGNSGQADILGFVIVKLLNSSGTGNNWSANVQFLATVIGDGGGGNCPPPCAQTRLIVQ, from the coding sequence ATGAGCAAACGAGTACGAAGAATCCCGCGTCAGGAGTCGCGAGGCAAAAACGGTTCGACCCTCGTGCTGGTCACGGTTTCCATGGTGGCCCTGTTTGGGTTCACGGCGCTTAGCATCGACGTGGCGCGCGCGTATAAGGAAAAGCGCCATGAGCAGTTCGGCACGGATGCGGGCGCTTTTGCAGCCGTCGTCATGCTCAATACGAATTTGGCGGCGAGTACCGCAGCGAACAATGCCAGCTTGGAAGCGGCCAATGTAGCAGGCGCCAACGGCGTCACCTCGTCTGAGATTACGAGCGGAGGGGGGATACAGGTCGGAAGATGGGCGAACGGTCAGTTTTTCCCGAATCAAACGACCAACGGCGTTTACACCGCGGTGCGCGTGCAGGCGAAGCGAAACGTTGGCATGCAGTTCGCAAAAGTCGTCGGCCTCAGTTCCATGAGTCCAACGGTTCACTCAACCGCTGATCTGGAGGGGGCCGGTCGGGTGGCGAATGCGGTTCCCTTCGGGGTGTCCGTGGATCAGGTGACCAATCACACCTATGGTGACACCATGCTTTTGAACGATATTACTATAGGAAGTGGCAAACAGGGTAAAGTCTACCTTGCTGCTTATCAGGACACGCCAGCTTGGTATGTCGCCATGACCGGTTCGTCTGGTTGCGGCTGCGAGACGTCAGTAGGAACGATTCCGACCAAATCAGGCAACGGACAAGTGGATCAGGCGTTTAATGCACTCGGTGCCGGGGCCATCTTGGTTATGCCGGTAGTTGACCAGTTCTCTTTCAGCGGAAACAGCGGGCAAGCCGACATACTAGGATTTGTGATCGTCAAACTGCTCAACTCTAGTGGGACCGGAAACAACTGGAGTGCGAACGTTCAATTCCTGGCTACAGTCATAGGAGACGGTGGCGGCGGTAATTGTCCCCCGCCCTGCGCCCAAACCAGGCTGATCGTTCAGTAG
- a CDS encoding TadE/TadG family type IV pilus assembly protein: MNHELSHWISKSYRKQSGQSLVEFALVLPILALLLFGIIQYGFIFSAMLTVRNASAVGARYAVVGSPSGSNVQAVATGAVAPMLNAGSATASVTPTNLAGNTATSVTVTYNLPLIIPFVVPGKTAGGSLTLSATTVMR, encoded by the coding sequence ATGAATCATGAATTGAGTCACTGGATAAGCAAATCATACCGAAAACAGTCGGGGCAGTCGTTGGTGGAATTCGCGCTGGTCTTGCCCATCCTGGCGCTGCTGCTATTTGGAATAATCCAGTACGGGTTTATTTTTTCAGCAATGCTCACGGTGCGTAACGCTTCGGCGGTCGGAGCCCGATACGCCGTTGTTGGATCCCCGTCGGGCAGTAACGTCCAGGCAGTTGCAACGGGTGCTGTGGCTCCCATGTTGAATGCGGGCAGTGCGACGGCGAGCGTCACTCCAACGAACCTGGCAGGGAACACCGCAACAAGCGTAACGGTCACTTACAACTTGCCCTTGATTATCCCGTTTGTTGTTCCCGGTAAAACTGCCGGAGGTTCGTTGACACTGAGCGCGACGACGGTCATGCGCTAG
- a CDS encoding tetratricopeptide repeat protein — translation MVRVDSTTTVIGRLHLASGTMSRRVFELTQDRVNVGREDDNLIRLDHITVSLHHAVLIRTGSHYKVRDLISTNGTFINGVRITGEDLRHGDTLLFGEVEMWYEEPGQPPAEPKIYSPQTALPLGRSRPIEPPAKELEYRIVGADGRTYGPVNATQLQKWISQGFANEQTWVPAEARRNWKQLAEFPEFADALRANPTATNLLGTPPKEARSEAPVKVTPIAAPGLVTATEPATAAEEAPVAPTRWGNWPHRVAGLLLVVLVGGAGAWWFERWPFGSGGPLRQFGRSADVYVLSDPDYAVAGAAEDAKNYTELLKTAKVLADRYPNSGVVQYILGEAYAKLGFFSNAATAFQEAIKLKPDYVDAWYNLGWAYTRAGNMPEAADVFQQLVKLTPRDPQAWENLGGAYAGEGHPADAIAAYRKAVELKPDFADAHFKLGAAYASQGRYPEAINAYRLALKHRPDFPEAWFNLGVVSEQQGDHDEAVLFFQQALKLKPNYAEAWGGLVRAYLKLHQTGKAGDAAREMKKIDPVKADQLAQELSRETPQPLSTPARPR, via the coding sequence ATGGTAAGGGTTGACTCTACAACGACCGTCATAGGCAGGCTTCATCTTGCCTCGGGTACAATGTCGCGTCGCGTGTTCGAACTGACGCAGGACCGCGTCAACGTCGGACGCGAGGACGACAACCTGATCCGTCTTGATCACATCACGGTTTCTCTGCACCACGCCGTCCTGATCCGCACCGGCTCGCATTACAAGGTTCGCGACCTGATCTCCACGAACGGGACGTTCATCAACGGCGTCCGCATAACCGGGGAGGACTTGCGCCATGGCGACACGCTGCTCTTTGGCGAGGTCGAGATGTGGTACGAGGAGCCGGGACAACCGCCGGCTGAACCGAAAATATACTCGCCCCAGACGGCCTTGCCCTTGGGACGGTCGCGGCCAATCGAGCCTCCCGCGAAAGAGTTGGAATACCGAATCGTGGGCGCTGACGGGCGCACCTACGGGCCGGTCAATGCCACGCAACTGCAGAAGTGGATCTCGCAAGGGTTCGCCAATGAGCAGACGTGGGTGCCGGCCGAGGCGCGCCGGAACTGGAAACAACTCGCGGAGTTCCCGGAATTTGCCGACGCGCTCCGGGCCAATCCGACTGCGACCAACCTCCTGGGCACACCTCCCAAAGAAGCGCGGTCGGAGGCGCCCGTCAAGGTTACCCCGATTGCAGCTCCCGGGCTTGTCACTGCTACGGAGCCTGCCACAGCCGCCGAGGAGGCGCCGGTTGCGCCCACTCGCTGGGGAAATTGGCCACATCGCGTGGCTGGACTGTTGTTGGTGGTGCTGGTGGGCGGCGCCGGCGCGTGGTGGTTCGAGCGATGGCCGTTTGGTTCGGGTGGGCCGCTGCGGCAATTTGGGCGTAGCGCAGACGTATATGTATTGTCCGATCCGGATTACGCGGTGGCCGGCGCGGCGGAGGACGCGAAGAATTACACGGAACTGCTCAAGACCGCCAAGGTCCTGGCGGACCGTTATCCCAACAGTGGCGTGGTCCAATATATTCTCGGCGAGGCCTACGCGAAGCTGGGCTTTTTTTCCAATGCCGCAACCGCGTTCCAGGAAGCGATCAAGCTCAAGCCGGATTACGTCGATGCGTGGTACAACCTCGGATGGGCTTACACCAGGGCAGGCAACATGCCGGAAGCGGCTGACGTGTTTCAGCAGTTGGTCAAACTGACCCCGCGCGACCCCCAGGCGTGGGAGAATTTGGGCGGCGCGTACGCGGGGGAGGGGCATCCGGCGGACGCGATAGCCGCGTACCGAAAAGCGGTCGAATTGAAGCCGGATTTTGCCGACGCCCATTTCAAGCTCGGCGCAGCCTACGCAAGTCAGGGTCGGTACCCCGAGGCCATCAACGCCTATCGGCTGGCATTGAAACATAGGCCCGATTTTCCGGAGGCATGGTTCAATCTCGGCGTCGTCTCGGAGCAGCAAGGCGACCACGACGAGGCCGTCCTCTTCTTCCAGCAAGCACTCAAGCTCAAGCCCAACTACGCCGAAGCCTGGGGCGGCCTGGTCAGGGCCTACCTGAAGCTCCATCAGACCGGCAAAGCCGGCGATGCCGCTCGCGAAATGAAAAAGATCGATCCCGTCAAAGCCGATCAACTCGCCCAAGAGCTGAGCCGTGAAACACCACAGCCATTGTCCACCCCTGCAAGACCGAGATAA
- a CDS encoding MMPL family transporter, translated as MTAIRARVSNILTAAPSWMHWLLLALTAALIGLVVVLVDLTPHVDEDFFFSVKDPQFQQTKKIEASFPNRSQLIISVSSPDISSEHYLERIGQLTEKIKAINQIVGVRSLAEGPKSFSDAMASPLWRRLLIAGNQRSSNLIVLIEGKEASKLIRRVEDIVKEFDEKDFVIRIAGAPYVVAMIQRNLVHDFAWFSATAVILFGGAMLPIFRSVRILVGMLATCISAIMVSLLVQALLGMKIGILTANLSTIVFVLTFSHLVYMTSNWRNLAHRRDTAPRQLAAAAYGVTLPPSFWCMVCTSLGFATLLLVQAKPLRELGLGGTIGTIAAFLCAYTIYPFFLRWAVPPDDRVTKTKRYSPFGDRRFILPVALLLIVTVSLAFGLRKLNTDPSLLDYFKPHQPLRDGLEYVDRNGGSSPLELVVATTDGRKLNTSDAYEKMWQLQGALENQPAVGTVVSLPVLMAEGNRAPLAFLLTWENLLRIMEKPEHGRVAASFINEDHTQAVFLLRMVESGRQQYRAEIVDDLRSIVRQQGFEPVLVGGVYQLQGDLARLVSASMLEGLGWLFAVFLVVALIITRSFRTAVAMIISLSLCRFCMLGAAGFLKVPVDIISAPAANVCIGMAVDSMIHLVFAVRRNRRLEKDSWKVWVAARDEQWRAVAGSATIIATGFAIFTLSNFPPTQRFGLVVIFGTLIDIMATLLVLPLLSGAHWKTVATR; from the coding sequence ATGACCGCGATCCGTGCCAGGGTTTCAAACATCCTCACGGCAGCGCCTTCCTGGATGCACTGGCTCCTGCTGGCCCTTACGGCTGCCCTAATCGGGTTGGTCGTGGTTTTGGTTGATTTGACCCCGCACGTGGATGAGGACTTTTTCTTTTCGGTAAAGGACCCGCAATTTCAACAGACCAAAAAGATCGAAGCGAGTTTTCCCAACCGGTCACAACTCATCATCAGTGTTTCGTCGCCCGATATTTCTTCCGAGCATTACCTTGAGCGAATCGGACAGCTGACGGAAAAGATCAAGGCGATCAACCAGATAGTGGGTGTACGGAGCCTGGCTGAGGGGCCCAAAAGTTTTTCCGATGCGATGGCAAGCCCGCTATGGCGGCGCCTGTTGATTGCCGGCAACCAACGATCCTCCAATTTGATCGTGCTGATCGAAGGAAAGGAGGCTTCGAAGCTCATCCGTCGGGTGGAGGACATCGTCAAGGAGTTTGACGAGAAGGACTTTGTCATCCGCATCGCGGGAGCGCCCTATGTCGTGGCCATGATTCAACGCAACCTGGTACACGATTTTGCATGGTTCAGCGCCACCGCGGTCATTCTCTTTGGCGGGGCCATGCTGCCGATATTCCGGTCGGTGCGGATTCTGGTCGGCATGCTGGCGACCTGCATCAGCGCGATCATGGTCTCGCTGCTCGTCCAGGCCCTCTTGGGGATGAAAATCGGCATCCTGACCGCCAATCTCAGCACCATTGTCTTCGTGCTGACTTTTTCCCATCTCGTGTATATGACGTCGAATTGGCGCAACCTTGCCCACCGGCGCGACACGGCGCCGCGCCAACTGGCCGCGGCTGCGTACGGGGTGACGCTTCCTCCCTCCTTCTGGTGCATGGTCTGCACGTCACTGGGTTTTGCCACGCTGTTGCTGGTGCAGGCCAAACCGTTGCGCGAACTGGGCCTCGGGGGAACGATTGGCACGATTGCCGCCTTCCTCTGCGCCTACACCATCTATCCATTCTTCTTGCGCTGGGCGGTTCCGCCAGACGATCGGGTAACCAAAACCAAACGCTACTCGCCGTTCGGGGATCGCCGGTTCATCCTGCCGGTAGCTCTCTTGCTGATCGTGACGGTCAGCCTGGCTTTTGGTCTGCGCAAATTGAACACGGATCCAAGCCTGTTGGATTATTTCAAACCCCATCAACCCTTGCGGGACGGGCTGGAATACGTGGATCGCAATGGCGGCAGCAGCCCGCTCGAACTGGTCGTTGCGACTACGGATGGCCGTAAATTAAACACGAGCGACGCCTATGAAAAAATGTGGCAACTCCAGGGGGCGTTGGAAAACCAACCGGCGGTCGGCACGGTCGTTTCGCTGCCGGTCCTCATGGCGGAAGGGAATCGGGCGCCGTTGGCTTTTCTGCTGACCTGGGAAAATCTTCTTCGCATCATGGAAAAGCCTGAGCACGGCCGGGTGGCCGCCAGCTTTATCAACGAAGACCACACGCAGGCGGTGTTCCTTCTGCGCATGGTTGAATCCGGACGGCAACAATACCGGGCCGAGATCGTGGACGACCTCCGTTCCATCGTCCGCCAGCAGGGCTTCGAACCGGTCCTCGTCGGCGGCGTCTATCAGCTCCAAGGAGACCTGGCAAGGTTGGTTTCCGCCAGCATGCTGGAGGGCCTTGGATGGTTGTTTGCGGTGTTTCTGGTCGTCGCTCTCATCATCACGAGATCGTTTCGCACCGCGGTGGCCATGATTATCAGCTTGAGCTTGTGCCGCTTTTGCATGCTGGGAGCCGCCGGGTTTTTGAAGGTGCCGGTGGACATCATTTCGGCTCCTGCCGCCAATGTTTGCATCGGCATGGCCGTGGACTCCATGATCCATCTGGTGTTTGCCGTTCGCCGCAATCGTCGCTTGGAAAAGGACTCCTGGAAGGTGTGGGTGGCGGCCCGCGACGAACAATGGCGCGCCGTCGCCGGCTCGGCGACCATCATCGCCACCGGCTTCGCGATTTTTACCCTGTCGAATTTCCCGCCGACTCAACGGTTTGGGCTGGTGGTGATTTTTGGCACGCTGATTGACATCATGGCCACCCTGCTGGTCTTGCCGCTTCTCAGCGGCGCCCACTGGAAAACCGTAGCCACCAGGTAA
- a CDS encoding ankyrin repeat domain-containing protein, whose product MDTLHVDATIPEITITPRDILFECPNCSKSMVIDESAVGKIVDCPRCPTQVIVPSRPAPPAETERRESATAALLLAVQHGDSSSLNVALAQGADVNAVAPDGMTALMLAVQQDRADFVKALIGHGANLEAKGPSGRTALMLAQQAGQFHLVRLFWKADTRPAYRFFGRRRRRP is encoded by the coding sequence ATGGATACGCTTCACGTCGACGCGACCATACCAGAAATCACCATCACGCCCAGGGACATCCTGTTTGAATGCCCCAATTGCAGCAAGAGCATGGTGATCGACGAGTCCGCCGTGGGGAAGATTGTGGATTGTCCGCGGTGTCCAACGCAGGTGATCGTTCCCTCCAGACCAGCTCCTCCTGCAGAAACGGAGCGACGAGAAAGCGCTACCGCTGCTCTGCTTCTTGCGGTGCAACACGGCGACTCGAGTTCGCTGAATGTGGCCCTTGCCCAGGGTGCGGACGTAAATGCCGTCGCTCCCGACGGAATGACCGCCCTGATGCTCGCTGTACAACAGGACCGTGCGGACTTCGTCAAGGCCTTGATCGGCCATGGCGCAAACCTCGAAGCGAAAGGCCCCAGCGGTCGAACCGCGCTCATGCTCGCCCAGCAGGCCGGCCAATTTCATCTCGTCCGTTTGTTCTGGAAAGCCGACACCAGGCCCGCCTATCGATTCTTCGGCCGACGCAGACGTCGTCCATGA
- a CDS encoding choice-of-anchor tandem repeat GloVer-containing protein yields the protein MKRVALLAIVVGLGLSVVAGDLLAAVTLTTLHTFTGADGDAPVAGLALGTNGNFYGTTEFGGMETNGCVGSCGTLFEISSDGAFTSLHLFNYDDGSAPRGGLVQASDGNLYGTTFDGGACGLGTAFRITASGVLTTISPPDPGSCCAIGSNAKLVQTSDGNLYGTGGAGVFQIATNGVCTALNVELPESTPAGLIQGSDGNLYGTTQFGGTSSNCSSGCGTVFKMTTNGVLTILHSFDGSDGQQPLGDLVEGNDGNFYGTTSGSVLGALNCTNGCGTVFQITPDGVFTNLHAFTGPEGKLPKAGLALGSDSNFYGTASSGGAFGVGTVFQITTNGDLTKLVSFNALNGGDPVARLLLGPDGAFYGTTEVGGSGTNALGTVFKLTISTNSSVTISCVLSPALATNTVNTPNTVVATVTSNGVAKSGLHVNFSVLGANAGQTGSATTSAGGLGTFTYTGTIAGTDAIRAIAGGATGTATKVWIAAVATHDLEVTKLKAPKKITLSATKPNITGKFAVTIQNNGDATEVIPDLGTLANLVTLNIQSLGACTNPVAMLTTPKFVFPFQLAPKKKLNLAYTTIFSCANNPLATTKTATNNDYQTTAVVDLSALSETDSTSSNDLCPRPPSGSDPGCGNKTLAGTLGGDVLIDVVVK from the coding sequence ATGAAACGAGTCGCTCTTCTTGCTATCGTCGTTGGTCTGGGTCTATCGGTGGTCGCCGGTGATCTGCTCGCGGCGGTCACACTGACGACGCTGCATACCTTCACCGGCGCTGACGGAGATGCGCCCGTGGCCGGACTCGCGCTCGGCACCAATGGCAATTTCTACGGCACGACCGAGTTCGGTGGGATGGAAACGAATGGTTGCGTTGGGAGTTGTGGCACCTTGTTCGAGATCAGTTCGGACGGCGCGTTTACGTCGCTCCACTTGTTCAACTACGACGACGGGAGTGCCCCACGCGGCGGACTGGTGCAAGCCAGCGACGGCAATTTGTACGGCACGACCTTCGATGGCGGGGCCTGTGGCCTCGGCACCGCGTTCCGGATCACGGCGAGCGGCGTCCTGACGACAATTAGCCCACCTGATCCAGGCTCCTGCTGTGCTATTGGCAGCAATGCCAAACTGGTGCAGACCAGTGACGGCAATTTGTACGGCACGGGCGGTGCCGGGGTGTTCCAGATTGCCACGAACGGCGTGTGTACGGCGCTGAACGTCGAGCTTCCGGAGTCAACTCCGGCCGGGCTGATCCAGGGTAGCGACGGCAATCTCTACGGCACGACCCAGTTCGGCGGTACAAGCTCGAATTGCTCGAGCGGCTGCGGCACCGTTTTCAAGATGACCACCAATGGCGTACTCACGATCCTGCATTCGTTTGACGGGAGCGACGGCCAGCAACCGCTGGGCGACTTGGTCGAGGGCAACGACGGTAACTTCTACGGCACGACCTCCGGCAGCGTCTTGGGGGCGTTAAACTGCACCAACGGCTGCGGCACGGTCTTCCAGATCACCCCGGACGGCGTCTTCACGAATCTGCACGCATTCACCGGCCCCGAAGGAAAGCTGCCGAAGGCCGGGTTGGCACTGGGCAGTGATAGTAACTTCTACGGCACGGCCTCCAGCGGCGGGGCGTTCGGGGTCGGCACGGTGTTCCAAATCACCACCAACGGCGACCTGACGAAGCTGGTCTCGTTCAATGCTCTAAACGGGGGCGACCCGGTAGCGCGGCTGCTGCTAGGCCCTGACGGCGCGTTCTACGGTACGACGGAGGTGGGCGGCAGCGGGACGAACGCCTTGGGCACGGTGTTCAAGCTCACGATCTCAACCAATTCCTCAGTGACCATCAGTTGCGTCTTATCGCCGGCCCTGGCCACGAACACCGTCAACACCCCGAACACCGTTGTGGCGACTGTCACTTCCAACGGCGTCGCCAAATCCGGTCTGCATGTGAATTTCAGTGTGCTCGGCGCCAACGCCGGCCAGACCGGCAGCGCCACGACCAGCGCCGGTGGGTTGGGCACATTCACGTACACCGGCACCATCGCCGGCACCGACGCCATCCGCGCGATTGCCGGCGGCGCGACCGGCACCGCCACGAAAGTCTGGATCGCAGCGGTCGCCACCCACGACCTCGAGGTCACCAAACTCAAGGCACCCAAGAAGATCACGCTCAGCGCCACGAAACCCAACATCACTGGCAAGTTCGCCGTCACCATCCAAAACAACGGCGACGCTACCGAAGTCATCCCGGATCTTGGCACCCTGGCCAATCTCGTAACGCTCAATATCCAATCGCTTGGGGCCTGCACCAACCCGGTCGCAATGTTGACCACGCCGAAGTTTGTTTTTCCGTTCCAACTCGCACCGAAAAAGAAACTCAACCTCGCCTACACCACGATCTTCTCTTGCGCCAACAATCCGCTAGCCACAACCAAGACTGCGACGAACAACGACTACCAGACAACTGCGGTTGTCGATCTGAGCGCACTTAGTGAAACGGACAGCACGTCCTCGAACGACCTCTGTCCGCGTCCGCCCAGCGGCAGCGATCCCGGCTGTGGCAACAAGACTCTCGCTGGGACGCTTGGCGGGGATGTACTAATTGATGTGGTGGTGAAATAG
- a CDS encoding DUF1573 domain-containing protein — translation MKREFLAVALVVIATMGIARGDATNNPTASTQPPSPVPATNNPAEPPGPSPKIQFDKTVYDFGITSLVESLTGTFTFHNTGTGELKIGKLLQKASVKPDVLKPGEKGELVFKLSIGAAHGALEKHITVTSNDPQAPKMSLSIKVEVKQVLEISPQNIHLGNVRQGTITNVMVLVHRVDGKSLNITKAESGSKLLRTRVEPVEGSNDESAKVIIELQNEGTPRQFGESVKLSLEDVPQPVAAITIDGRLLGDVLVDPVMLYWPIRDTSSTNSEALPTREIKVLALTAGQPLDITNLTTNVKDLSLKLVAKNAGQTYVVVARLVKMPEKSVQGAIVFETNMTSQPKVVIPVTISIPKQLP, via the coding sequence ATGAAGCGAGAATTCCTGGCGGTAGCATTGGTTGTGATCGCGACGATGGGCATCGCGCGAGGGGACGCCACGAACAATCCGACGGCATCCACGCAACCACCGTCACCGGTGCCGGCGACAAACAACCCGGCAGAACCGCCGGGCCCGTCGCCAAAAATCCAGTTCGACAAGACCGTGTACGATTTCGGCATCACGTCGCTCGTCGAATCCCTTACCGGGACCTTCACGTTCCACAACACGGGCACGGGAGAACTCAAAATTGGGAAGCTGTTACAGAAAGCCAGTGTGAAACCAGATGTCCTCAAGCCGGGGGAAAAGGGCGAGTTGGTCTTCAAGCTCAGTATCGGCGCCGCCCATGGTGCGCTTGAGAAACATATCACCGTCACATCCAACGACCCGCAGGCACCTAAAATGAGTTTGTCGATTAAAGTCGAAGTCAAACAGGTACTTGAGATTTCGCCTCAGAACATCCACTTGGGGAACGTTCGGCAGGGAACAATCACGAATGTGATGGTGCTGGTGCACCGCGTGGATGGCAAAAGCCTCAACATCACCAAGGCGGAATCCGGCAGTAAGCTTTTGCGGACACGAGTGGAACCCGTCGAAGGCTCCAACGATGAGTCCGCGAAGGTCATCATTGAACTCCAGAACGAAGGAACGCCGCGGCAATTTGGCGAGAGTGTAAAGTTGTCTCTTGAGGACGTCCCGCAGCCCGTGGCGGCCATCACCATCGACGGGCGGCTACTCGGTGATGTGCTCGTGGATCCGGTGATGCTGTACTGGCCAATCAGAGACACTTCCTCGACGAATTCCGAGGCGCTGCCAACGCGGGAGATCAAGGTCTTGGCTCTCACGGCAGGTCAGCCCCTAGATATTACGAACCTGACGACGAACGTCAAGGACTTGAGCCTCAAACTGGTCGCAAAAAATGCAGGCCAGACGTATGTGGTCGTCGCGCGGCTTGTGAAGATGCCAGAGAAATCTGTGCAGGGCGCCATTGTCTTCGAGACGAACATGACGTCCCAACCGAAAGTGGTGATCCCTGTGACGATTTCTATTCCAAAACAGTTGCCGTAA